The Spirosoma foliorum genome has a window encoding:
- a CDS encoding PadR family transcriptional regulator has product MRRSDLGEFEEVVLLAVAALSPKAYSVVIAEELEQETGNSVSTGAVHAALQRLEQKGYVSSFLGEATAERGGRRKRLFTVTALGGRILQEVRAVRNRLWERIDSHLLLDWQ; this is encoded by the coding sequence ATGCGACGTAGCGATTTAGGCGAGTTTGAAGAGGTTGTGTTACTAGCTGTAGCGGCCCTTTCTCCCAAAGCATATTCGGTGGTGATTGCCGAAGAGCTTGAACAGGAAACGGGCAATTCGGTCAGCACAGGAGCCGTGCATGCTGCTTTACAACGATTGGAGCAAAAAGGTTATGTCTCGTCCTTTCTGGGCGAAGCGACGGCCGAGCGGGGAGGACGGCGGAAGCGACTGTTCACGGTTACTGCTTTGGGTGGTCGAATTCTACAGGAAGTACGGGCTGTCCGTAATCGGCTTTGGGAGCGCATCGACTCGCATCTGTTATTGGATTGGCAGTAA
- a CDS encoding bifunctional UDP-N-acetylmuramoyl-tripeptide:D-alanyl-D-alanine ligase/alanine racemase — translation MKTKNLELINRQWFTDSRQVTGNTTDSQLIDAVFFAIQGEHHDGHEFIGDLYRKGIRQFVVERSALTPDRRTELMNYADATIIEVDSSLQTLQELAAEQRQKVHIPIIGITGSNGKTIVKEWLAQLLEGGQGSTDFIIAKSPKSYNSQLGVPLSVHQLNEKHTLGIFEAGISKAHEMQALETIIRPTIGIFTNIGTAHDEGFRTRKQKIAEKLRLFIHADTLIYCADYADIDEEAHLLLKAVNPGVQFVTWSLTGRSATYQATVQGDQLTLASPEATPIQLTLPFTDPASIENLVHCLVTMLALHTWTNETLQARLNRLRPVSMRLEQKEGINNCVLIDDSYNNDVAGLKLALSFLNQQNTRARRVVILSDVLQSGQAETDLYEQVGALIRTNDVGQFVGIGPVVSRNAHFFADSSLFYPTTDAFLAQFPFAELRDSTVLVKGARPFSFERIVARLERKVHGTILEINLDALTHNLNYYREKVGSDTKIMVMVKAFAYGSGSAEVAQLLQFHRVDYLGVAYADEGIALRQNGIELPIMVMNPAPETFDALLAYNLEPEIYSMRLLREWGRFVAKGKGQGAESSLSTPFAQHCIHLKIDTGMHRLGFLEEELDEVASYLKSHSNLRVATVFSHLVGSDDAQFNSFSKQQYETFLRTTTALEAALGYRPTRHLLNSAGIVRFPEYKFDMVRLGIGLYGVEASGMNQDALQTVGALRTVISQIKTVRAGESIGYSRRGVLDHEARIATLAIGYADGYDRRLGNGVGHVWVNGTLCPTVGNICMDMTMVDVTSALASEGDDVLIFGPEVPITDLAKQMNTIPYEILTGVSERVKRVFFKEGN, via the coding sequence ATGAAAACGAAGAATTTAGAATTAATTAACCGCCAGTGGTTTACAGATTCCCGGCAGGTAACGGGTAATACTACCGACTCGCAGCTAATCGATGCTGTTTTTTTTGCCATTCAGGGCGAACACCACGATGGCCACGAGTTCATTGGCGATTTATATCGAAAAGGTATCCGTCAGTTTGTTGTAGAACGGTCGGCTTTAACGCCCGACCGGCGAACGGAATTGATGAACTATGCCGATGCTACGATCATTGAAGTAGACAGTAGCTTGCAAACGCTTCAGGAACTGGCCGCTGAACAACGGCAAAAGGTTCATATTCCGATTATTGGGATTACCGGCAGTAATGGCAAAACCATCGTGAAAGAGTGGCTGGCTCAACTGCTCGAAGGGGGGCAAGGATCGACGGATTTCATTATTGCCAAAAGCCCCAAGAGCTACAACTCGCAATTGGGCGTACCTTTATCGGTTCACCAGCTCAACGAAAAGCATACGCTGGGTATCTTCGAAGCGGGTATTTCGAAGGCACACGAGATGCAGGCGCTGGAAACCATTATAAGACCCACGATTGGCATTTTTACAAATATTGGTACGGCCCACGATGAAGGATTCCGGACGAGAAAACAAAAAATCGCCGAGAAACTCCGGCTGTTTATTCACGCGGATACGCTCATTTACTGCGCCGATTACGCCGATATCGATGAAGAAGCTCATCTGTTGCTCAAAGCGGTCAATCCGGGCGTGCAGTTTGTAACCTGGTCGCTGACAGGGAGGTCTGCAACGTATCAGGCCACCGTGCAGGGCGATCAACTAACCTTGGCCAGCCCCGAGGCAACGCCCATTCAGCTGACATTGCCATTTACCGATCCGGCATCGATTGAGAATTTGGTACACTGTCTTGTAACCATGCTGGCCCTGCATACCTGGACAAATGAAACGTTGCAGGCACGCCTTAATCGCCTGCGACCGGTTTCGATGCGTCTGGAACAAAAGGAGGGTATAAACAACTGTGTGCTGATTGACGATTCGTACAACAACGACGTTGCCGGGTTGAAACTGGCCCTTAGTTTTCTGAATCAGCAAAATACACGCGCTCGCCGGGTTGTTATTTTGTCCGATGTATTACAGTCTGGTCAGGCGGAGACCGATTTGTATGAACAGGTGGGTGCATTGATTCGGACTAACGACGTAGGGCAGTTTGTGGGTATTGGGCCCGTAGTGAGTCGGAATGCTCATTTCTTCGCCGACAGTAGTCTGTTTTACCCGACAACGGATGCGTTTTTAGCGCAGTTTCCATTTGCCGAACTGCGCGACAGTACGGTGTTGGTGAAAGGGGCCAGACCATTCTCATTTGAGCGGATCGTAGCACGGCTGGAGCGAAAAGTACATGGCACGATCCTCGAAATAAATCTGGATGCCCTGACGCACAACCTGAACTATTACCGCGAGAAAGTCGGCTCAGATACCAAGATTATGGTCATGGTGAAGGCATTTGCCTATGGCAGTGGTAGTGCTGAAGTGGCTCAACTACTGCAATTTCACCGGGTCGACTATCTGGGTGTCGCCTATGCAGATGAAGGTATCGCTCTCCGACAAAATGGAATTGAGCTACCCATCATGGTGATGAATCCAGCCCCCGAAACCTTTGACGCCTTATTGGCTTACAACCTGGAGCCGGAAATATACAGTATGCGGCTTTTGCGGGAGTGGGGGCGTTTTGTTGCAAAGGGCAAAGGACAGGGGGCAGAGAGCAGTCTATCTACGCCTTTTGCCCAGCACTGTATCCACCTGAAAATCGACACGGGTATGCATCGGTTGGGCTTTTTGGAGGAAGAGCTGGATGAGGTGGCGAGTTATTTGAAAAGCCATTCGAATCTGCGTGTGGCTACAGTGTTCAGCCATCTGGTGGGTTCGGATGATGCCCAATTCAACTCGTTTTCGAAGCAGCAATACGAAACGTTCCTGCGCACTACAACCGCGCTTGAAGCGGCCTTGGGTTATCGGCCCACCCGTCATTTGCTGAATTCGGCAGGAATTGTACGATTTCCTGAATACAAATTCGATATGGTACGCCTGGGAATCGGTCTTTATGGCGTGGAAGCCAGTGGTATGAATCAGGATGCTTTACAAACTGTTGGTGCGCTTCGGACGGTGATTAGTCAGATTAAAACCGTTCGGGCGGGCGAGTCGATTGGCTATAGTCGCCGGGGCGTTCTGGATCATGAAGCCCGTATTGCTACCCTGGCTATCGGCTATGCAGATGGCTACGACCGCCGATTGGGAAATGGCGTTGGTCACGTTTGGGTAAACGGAACCCTGTGCCCAACCGTAGGAAATATTTGTATGGACATGACGATGGTCGATGTCACATCGGCCCTGGCTTCCGAAGGGGATGACGTACTGATTTTTGGTCCAGAGGTGCCCATCACCGACTTAGCCAAACAAATGAATACGATTCCTTACGAGATACTGACCGGCGTGAGCGAACGAGTGAAGCGGGTGTTTTTTAAAGAGGGTAATTGA
- a CDS encoding SpoIIAA family protein — protein sequence MCAYWFHFPQAFWEDLKADATYLGAFEKAVVVTDKDWIGWLAKVGNLFPGLEIKVFPFSEREQALQWITQ from the coding sequence ATATGTGCGTATTGGTTCCATTTCCCCCAGGCCTTTTGGGAAGACCTGAAAGCCGATGCCACTTATTTAGGTGCCTTTGAGAAAGCAGTTGTTGTTACCGATAAAGACTGGATAGGCTGGCTGGCCAAAGTGGGAAATCTATTTCCAGGCCTGGAGATTAAAGTATTTCCCTTTTCCGAACGGGAGCAGGCTCTACAGTGGATAACGCAGTAA
- a CDS encoding glucuronyl esterase domain-containing protein translates to MQHLRSFAFFFFAILIKVHAQPGFQANYDESKVPPYTLPDVLTTTTNVPIRTKAAWEKVRRPEIIKLFEENVYGQMPKSYDRLTYSIAHKNTSAMTGKATLKEVTIEVVNHNKPIQIHLVLFLPNQRKKPAPLFLLINNRGKDNMDPTRAHKSDFWPAEMVIDSGYAVAAFHVSDLAPDDTAKYVNGVLQLYPEQLTANDGMKAIGAWAWGASRVLDYLEKDADIDAKKVAVVGHSRGGKASLWAAAEDPRFALCVTNCSGNTGAALSHRRFGETIGRINTVFPHWFANNYKKYNTNEDALPLDQHMLLAAIAPRPLYVTNASKDLWADPTGTFLSAKYAEKVYALYGLTSNLPTNPPAINQPITLPPIGYHNREGEHNLTAYDWRNFIQFATIYYKQRK, encoded by the coding sequence ATGCAGCATTTAAGAAGTTTTGCCTTCTTTTTCTTCGCGATCCTCATCAAGGTACATGCCCAGCCTGGGTTTCAAGCCAATTACGACGAATCGAAAGTTCCGCCCTATACCTTACCGGACGTATTGACAACAACGACCAACGTACCTATCCGAACGAAGGCAGCCTGGGAAAAAGTAAGGCGGCCCGAAATCATTAAACTCTTTGAAGAGAATGTATACGGCCAAATGCCCAAATCCTATGACCGACTTACTTACTCGATAGCCCATAAAAATACCAGCGCCATGACTGGTAAGGCAACTCTGAAAGAAGTAACGATCGAGGTTGTTAATCACAACAAGCCGATTCAAATTCACCTGGTTTTATTTTTGCCCAATCAACGGAAAAAACCGGCTCCGCTGTTTTTGCTGATTAACAACCGGGGCAAAGACAATATGGACCCAACCCGCGCGCATAAAAGTGATTTCTGGCCCGCCGAAATGGTTATTGACAGTGGCTATGCGGTAGCGGCATTTCATGTAAGTGATCTGGCTCCGGATGATACGGCTAAGTACGTCAACGGTGTACTGCAATTGTATCCAGAGCAATTGACGGCCAATGATGGCATGAAGGCGATTGGTGCCTGGGCCTGGGGGGCCAGCCGTGTTCTGGACTATCTGGAAAAAGACGCCGATATCGATGCGAAAAAGGTAGCGGTTGTGGGGCACTCGCGGGGTGGGAAAGCCTCCTTATGGGCCGCAGCCGAAGACCCACGCTTTGCGTTATGTGTTACAAATTGTTCGGGAAATACCGGAGCAGCCTTATCCCACAGACGATTTGGCGAAACGATAGGCCGAATCAATACCGTATTCCCGCACTGGTTTGCCAACAATTACAAAAAATACAATACCAACGAAGACGCCTTACCCCTGGATCAGCATATGCTACTGGCCGCTATCGCCCCAAGGCCGCTGTACGTAACCAATGCGTCAAAAGATCTCTGGGCAGACCCGACGGGCACATTTTTATCGGCAAAATATGCAGAGAAAGTATATGCCCTTTACGGTCTTACATCAAATCTTCCGACCAATCCTCCTGCTATAAATCAACCGATTACGCTCCCTCCTATCGGCTACCATAACCGGGAAGGGGAGCATAACTTAACGGCCTACGATTGGCGCAATTTTATCCAGTTTGCCACTATTTATTACAAGCAAAGAAAGTAG
- a CDS encoding B12-binding domain-containing radical SAM protein produces MTTRVLLLTPPFTQLNTPYPATAYLKGYLNTLALADGGSVVAHQADLGIETIVRLFSTQGLSEVFSAASTVADLSENSQRMLRLQADYVATIGPTIRFLQHRNPTLAHAIADRSYLPEASRFAEVDELDWAFGTMGLHDKARHLATLYLEDIGDLVAEAIDPHFGFSRYAERLGRTATHFDDLHAALTAPDTLVGKTLLELLEAKIAQYQPTVVCLTVPFPGNLFGALLCGRHLKQHYPTVRVVLGGGYANTELRSLREPRLFDYVDFVSLDDGEAPLRSLLEHIQGKREAAKLKRTFMRVNGEVVYQNGSSDRDVAQRDTGTPDYADLPLNDYLSVIEVTNPMHRLWSDGRWNKLTLAHGCYWGKCSFCDISLDYIARYEPLTAGLLCDRIETIMAQTGQNGFHFVDEAAPPALMRDLALEILRRGLTVVWWTNIRFEKAFTTDLCQLLKLSGCIAVSGGLEVASDRLLDRMKKGVTVAQVARVANHFTTAGIMVHAYLMYGFPTQTAQETIDSLEMVRQLFAIGVVQSGFWHRFAMTAHSPVGLHPAGFDVQRIGPTDGPFADNDLEHADPLGADHARFSEGLRKSLFNYMHGVGLELPLANWFTFRVPTTTIPRKYIERAIADTSEDSVRTHALLVWPGHAPTLTVVQPRRGRQASQRVSVVPQAELTFARRQDDLVLDLPAPIGEWLMHNWPKFSLKAPEPITIQQVGTTFEQAGLGNFSAFQQTDGWADWRAAGLLVL; encoded by the coding sequence ATGACCACCCGCGTACTGTTGCTGACGCCCCCGTTTACCCAACTAAATACACCCTATCCGGCCACGGCTTATCTGAAAGGTTACTTAAACACCCTTGCCTTGGCTGATGGTGGCTCGGTGGTGGCGCATCAGGCGGATTTGGGTATTGAAACAATTGTACGCCTGTTCTCTACGCAAGGGTTGAGCGAGGTATTTTCGGCGGCTTCTACAGTGGCGGACCTGAGTGAAAATAGCCAGCGGATGTTGCGGCTTCAGGCCGATTATGTGGCAACGATTGGCCCGACAATCCGGTTTTTGCAACACCGAAATCCCACCCTGGCTCACGCCATTGCTGATCGGAGTTACCTGCCTGAAGCGTCTCGTTTTGCCGAAGTAGATGAACTGGATTGGGCGTTCGGAACGATGGGGTTGCACGATAAAGCTCGCCATTTGGCTACGCTCTATCTGGAAGACATTGGTGATTTAGTGGCCGAAGCCATTGATCCACATTTTGGTTTCAGCCGGTATGCCGAACGACTGGGCCGAACCGCTACGCATTTTGATGATTTACACGCTGCGTTAACGGCACCCGATACGCTGGTGGGTAAGACGTTGCTGGAACTTTTAGAGGCCAAAATAGCTCAGTATCAGCCAACAGTAGTTTGTCTGACAGTACCCTTTCCGGGGAATCTATTCGGAGCCCTGTTGTGTGGTCGGCACCTCAAACAACACTATCCGACTGTTCGGGTGGTATTGGGTGGAGGCTATGCTAATACCGAACTCCGTAGTCTGCGCGAGCCGCGCCTGTTCGATTACGTAGATTTTGTGAGTCTGGACGATGGCGAAGCGCCCCTGCGTTCCTTGCTCGAACATATCCAGGGAAAGCGGGAAGCGGCCAAACTGAAGCGGACATTTATGCGGGTGAATGGGGAGGTCGTTTATCAGAATGGGTCTTCCGATCGGGATGTTGCCCAACGCGATACGGGTACGCCCGATTATGCCGATTTGCCCCTGAACGATTACCTGTCGGTTATTGAAGTCACGAATCCCATGCACCGGCTTTGGAGCGACGGTCGCTGGAATAAACTGACACTGGCTCACGGCTGCTACTGGGGGAAATGTTCCTTCTGCGATATCTCTCTCGATTATATTGCCCGATATGAACCGCTCACGGCTGGGCTACTCTGCGATCGGATCGAAACCATTATGGCCCAAACCGGACAAAATGGTTTCCACTTTGTGGATGAAGCTGCTCCGCCTGCACTCATGCGTGATCTGGCCCTGGAAATTCTTCGCCGGGGGCTAACAGTTGTCTGGTGGACGAACATCCGATTCGAGAAGGCGTTCACGACGGATTTATGCCAACTCCTCAAACTGTCGGGCTGTATTGCCGTATCGGGTGGTCTGGAAGTGGCGTCGGATCGATTGCTGGACCGTATGAAGAAAGGAGTGACGGTGGCGCAGGTTGCCCGTGTAGCTAATCATTTCACTACAGCTGGCATTATGGTTCATGCCTATCTGATGTATGGCTTCCCGACGCAGACCGCGCAGGAAACCATCGACTCACTGGAAATGGTACGGCAGTTGTTTGCCATCGGCGTTGTTCAATCGGGCTTCTGGCACCGGTTTGCCATGACAGCCCACAGCCCCGTAGGGCTACATCCGGCCGGTTTCGACGTACAGCGTATCGGGCCCACCGATGGGCCTTTTGCTGATAACGACCTTGAGCATGCCGATCCGTTGGGAGCCGATCATGCCCGCTTTTCGGAGGGATTGCGTAAGTCGTTGTTCAACTACATGCACGGCGTGGGCCTGGAGCTGCCATTAGCCAACTGGTTTACCTTCCGGGTACCGACGACCACTATACCTCGCAAGTACATTGAACGGGCGATTGCCGATACCTCCGAAGATAGTGTCCGTACACATGCACTGCTCGTCTGGCCAGGTCATGCACCCACGCTGACGGTAGTACAACCGCGTCGGGGGCGACAGGCGTCCCAACGGGTAAGTGTCGTTCCGCAGGCAGAGCTGACCTTTGCCCGGCGGCAGGATGACCTGGTGCTTGACCTACCCGCACCAATTGGTGAATGGTTGATGCACAACTGGCCAAAATTCAGTCTGAAAGCGCCAGAGCCAATAACCATTCAGCAGGTTGGTACTACATTTGAACAAGCCGGACTCGGCAACTTCTCTGCATTTCAGCAAACCGATGGCTGGGCCGATTGGCGTGCAGCCGGGTTACTGGTTCTGTAA
- a CDS encoding ABC transporter permease: MQPEKPTFGEPPKWITWVIERLCAPHLREEVLGDLHERYALQVAQWGETKARRRYWREVVAYMRPSILARETSEYSTPTNTDMLRNYLKIAFRTLVKNKGYSFINIGGLAVGMAVAMLIGLWIYDELSYEKSFPNYDRIAQVMQHQTANGEVFTGPSIPIPLANELRTTYGYDRTGGPFKYILLSSWTEGHTLSFGEKKLWKTGNYIEPEAPEMLSLTMRRGTRAALREPYSIMINESVATALFGSGNPMGKIIKIDNQIAVKVAGVYADLPYNTRFSNLDYLVPWQVNVAVRDWVKNSQEKWDNNSFQIFVQLAEHADMAAVSAKIKDAKQRHINASLANSKPEIFLQAMSRWHLYSEFKDGVNTGGRIQFVWLFGIIGAFVLLLACINFMNLSTARSEKRAKEVGIRKAIGSVRSQLISQFFSESFLVVYLAFCIALLLSQFALPFFNEVAEKQMTFPWAVSEFWLCSIGFTLFTGLVAGSYPALYLSSFQSVKILKGTFKVGRFAAVPRQVLVVVQFTVSVALIIGTIIVFRQIQFAKDRPIGYSRNGLLYVQTTTPDIHNHLDAFRNDLLASGAVTEIAESESPLTGVWNVNSGFDWDGKAPDQSPDFAVVGVSHGFGKTVGWQFKEGRDFSKNFGTDSMGMVLNEAAVKFMGLKDPIGKTIREGDLRYKIIGVIDDMVMESPYEPARQTLFYLGNFASNFINIRISPGISASEAVSKIGAVFQKYDPASPFNYKFADQEYARKFAAEENIGTLASFFATLAIFISCLGLFGLASFVAEQRTKEIGVRKVLGASVFSLWGLLSKDFVLLVIIAFGIATPIAWYYLDSWLQKYEYRTELSWWVFAASGAGALLVTLLTVSFQSVKAALMDPVKSLRSE, translated from the coding sequence ATGCAGCCCGAGAAGCCAACTTTTGGAGAGCCGCCCAAATGGATTACCTGGGTCATTGAGCGGTTATGCGCTCCGCACCTACGCGAGGAAGTGCTGGGCGATTTGCACGAGCGCTATGCCTTACAAGTAGCACAATGGGGAGAAACCAAAGCCCGACGTCGGTATTGGCGCGAGGTAGTGGCCTATATGCGGCCTTCTATTCTAGCGCGTGAAACAAGCGAATATTCTACTCCAACAAATACAGACATGTTACGAAATTATCTGAAAATAGCCTTTCGGACCCTTGTCAAAAATAAGGGATACTCATTCATCAACATTGGTGGGCTGGCCGTGGGTATGGCGGTAGCCATGCTGATTGGCCTATGGATTTACGATGAACTGTCGTACGAAAAATCGTTTCCGAACTATGACCGAATTGCGCAGGTCATGCAGCATCAAACAGCTAATGGAGAGGTGTTTACTGGACCTAGTATTCCTATTCCGCTAGCCAATGAACTTCGCACGACCTATGGATACGACCGAACGGGTGGGCCGTTTAAGTATATTCTACTTTCCTCCTGGACAGAAGGCCACACGTTGTCGTTTGGCGAAAAGAAACTATGGAAAACGGGCAATTATATAGAGCCTGAAGCGCCCGAAATGCTTTCGTTGACCATGCGACGGGGAACAAGGGCTGCCTTACGCGAACCGTATTCCATCATGATTAATGAATCAGTGGCTACTGCCTTGTTCGGAAGCGGCAATCCGATGGGTAAAATTATAAAGATCGACAACCAGATTGCGGTAAAGGTAGCGGGTGTTTATGCTGATTTACCCTACAATACCCGGTTCAGTAACCTCGATTACCTGGTTCCCTGGCAGGTAAATGTAGCGGTGCGCGACTGGGTGAAAAATTCGCAGGAAAAGTGGGACAATAATTCATTCCAGATCTTTGTCCAATTGGCAGAGCACGCCGATATGGCTGCTGTTTCGGCGAAAATAAAGGATGCCAAACAAAGGCATATCAACGCATCGCTTGCGAATAGTAAGCCCGAAATTTTTCTCCAGGCAATGAGTCGATGGCATTTGTATTCGGAGTTTAAAGACGGGGTAAATACTGGCGGTCGCATTCAGTTTGTCTGGCTATTTGGGATTATCGGGGCATTTGTTCTGCTTTTGGCCTGCATCAATTTTATGAACCTCTCGACAGCACGCTCGGAGAAACGGGCGAAGGAGGTTGGGATTCGGAAAGCGATCGGGTCTGTTCGTAGTCAGCTGATCAGCCAGTTTTTTAGTGAATCGTTTCTGGTCGTTTATCTAGCGTTTTGTATTGCACTGCTACTGAGTCAATTCGCGTTACCTTTTTTCAATGAGGTGGCCGAGAAGCAAATGACCTTTCCCTGGGCGGTTTCGGAGTTCTGGCTGTGTAGCATCGGGTTTACGCTATTCACCGGATTGGTTGCCGGTAGTTATCCGGCCTTGTATTTATCGTCGTTTCAATCAGTAAAAATTTTAAAGGGCACTTTCAAGGTGGGTCGGTTTGCGGCTGTTCCCCGTCAGGTATTGGTGGTTGTTCAATTCACCGTGTCTGTCGCCCTGATTATTGGCACCATCATCGTGTTTCGACAGATTCAGTTTGCGAAAGATCGACCAATTGGCTACAGTCGAAACGGACTTTTATATGTCCAAACGACCACCCCCGACATTCACAATCACCTTGATGCTTTCCGAAACGATTTACTGGCATCTGGCGCAGTAACGGAAATTGCGGAGTCCGAAAGTCCGTTAACGGGTGTCTGGAATGTGAATAGTGGGTTTGACTGGGATGGAAAAGCTCCCGATCAATCACCTGATTTTGCGGTTGTTGGTGTGTCGCACGGGTTTGGAAAAACGGTTGGCTGGCAGTTTAAAGAGGGCCGCGACTTCTCGAAAAACTTTGGTACCGATTCAATGGGTATGGTCCTGAACGAAGCCGCCGTGAAATTTATGGGCTTGAAAGATCCGATTGGGAAAACGATTAGAGAGGGCGATTTACGGTATAAAATAATCGGCGTTATCGACGATATGGTGATGGAGTCGCCCTATGAACCAGCGCGACAAACGCTGTTTTATCTCGGGAATTTCGCCAGCAATTTTATAAACATCCGCATTAGTCCGGGTATAAGCGCCAGCGAAGCCGTGAGTAAGATTGGGGCTGTTTTTCAGAAATATGACCCAGCTTCGCCCTTTAACTACAAATTTGCCGATCAGGAATATGCCCGGAAGTTTGCGGCCGAAGAGAACATAGGTACGTTAGCGTCGTTTTTCGCCACGCTTGCCATTTTTATCTCGTGCCTGGGCTTATTTGGACTCGCTTCGTTCGTTGCCGAACAGCGGACTAAAGAGATTGGTGTTCGGAAAGTACTGGGCGCATCGGTGTTCAGTCTGTGGGGATTGCTCTCGAAAGACTTTGTGTTGCTGGTCATTATTGCCTTCGGAATTGCCACGCCCATTGCCTGGTATTACCTGGATAGCTGGCTTCAGAAGTACGAATACCGAACCGAACTCTCGTGGTGGGTTTTTGCCGCATCGGGTGCGGGTGCCCTCTTGGTTACGCTGCTAACGGTGAGTTTTCAGAGCGTAAAAGCTGCTCTAATGGACCCGGTTAAATCGCTACGATCGGAATAG
- a CDS encoding SpoIIAA family protein, which yields MIQTIELNDDRILGYRIDGDITLQDMTPLIEEIKNKVAHHPTKLRAYAEYVRIGSISPRPFGKT from the coding sequence ATGATTCAGACGATTGAGTTAAACGATGACCGCATACTGGGCTATCGCATCGATGGCGACATTACCCTACAGGACATGACACCCCTGATCGAAGAGATCAAAAACAAAGTAGCCCATCACCCAACCAAATTACGGGCCTATGCTGAATATGTGCGTATTGGTTCCATTTCCCCCAGGCCTTTTGGGAAGACCTGA
- the corA gene encoding magnesium/cobalt transporter CorA, whose translation MSKHKRYRSAEKTLGASPGTLTYVGEEIEHATKIKRIEYNATDYRIDESSKLSACRLPGLTTPYINWIDVDGIHEPKVVAALGNQYHLHPLLLEDVLNTEQKPKIDIYDGTASVNGNGVDQSARPVVYVTLKMLHHNRQRQEIDVEHVSLVLGPNYLISFQEERTKDIFEPVIERIKASSGKTRRNGADYLLYALMDVIVDHYFLITERIGDKMDELEEQIVEERATQQTLATLYKLKRELSFIRRTVYPVRDIINTLLREESDVIQHNTQPYLRDLADHTNQVIETLESYRELISGLMDVYYSIVSNRMNSVMKTLTIFSAIFMPLTFIVGVYGMNFKYMPELDTKYGYFVVLGIMAFVTVGMIVYFRRRGWM comes from the coding sequence ATGTCGAAGCACAAACGGTACCGTTCTGCCGAGAAAACCCTGGGAGCCTCGCCCGGTACGTTGACCTACGTTGGTGAGGAAATTGAACACGCTACCAAGATTAAACGCATTGAATACAATGCCACCGATTATCGCATCGACGAGAGCAGCAAGCTAAGTGCCTGTCGGCTGCCCGGTCTCACCACGCCGTACATCAACTGGATTGATGTGGATGGTATTCACGAACCCAAAGTAGTGGCGGCCCTGGGCAATCAGTACCATCTGCACCCTTTGTTGCTGGAGGATGTGCTCAATACGGAACAGAAACCCAAGATCGATATCTACGACGGAACCGCTTCCGTGAATGGAAATGGCGTCGATCAATCGGCGAGACCGGTGGTGTATGTAACCCTGAAAATGCTGCATCACAACCGGCAGCGTCAGGAAATCGATGTCGAGCACGTTAGTTTGGTTTTGGGACCAAACTACCTGATTTCATTTCAGGAGGAGCGGACGAAGGATATTTTTGAACCCGTTATCGAGCGAATAAAAGCTTCTTCGGGCAAAACCCGCCGAAATGGGGCCGATTACCTGCTGTATGCGCTAATGGACGTAATTGTGGATCACTATTTCCTGATTACGGAGCGGATTGGGGATAAGATGGATGAACTCGAAGAGCAGATTGTGGAAGAACGGGCGACTCAACAGACCCTGGCCACCCTCTATAAACTCAAGCGCGAATTATCCTTCATTCGGCGTACGGTTTATCCGGTACGCGACATCATTAATACGTTACTTCGCGAAGAATCGGACGTGATCCAGCACAATACCCAGCCGTATCTGCGCGATCTGGCCGACCATACCAATCAGGTGATTGAAACGTTGGAGTCTTACCGAGAGCTTATTTCGGGGCTAATGGATGTTTATTATTCCATTGTGAGTAATCGGATGAACTCGGTCATGAAAACGCTCACGATTTTTTCAGCGATTTTTATGCCGCTTACGTTCATCGTGGGCGTGTATGGTATGAATTTTAAATACATGCCTGAACTGGACACGAAGTACGGCTATTTTGTTGTACTAGGTATAATGGCGTTCGTAACAGTAGGAATGATTGTTTACTTCCGCCGACGGGGGTGGATGTAA